Proteins co-encoded in one Rhodococcus sp. PAMC28707 genomic window:
- a CDS encoding GNAT family N-acetyltransferase yields MNQKIDTGASARAPRAVTTKREWAADLSTQRLYALLKLRVEVFVVEQAYFYPELDGEDLRSLTRHFWLERDDEVLCTLRLTEEGNGPDRVLRIGHLCTRRSERGKGHTTRLLQAALADVGSARCRIDSPSYLVDIYTGHGFVPCGDEVLDNGVPVIPLVRESK; encoded by the coding sequence ATGAACCAAAAAATCGACACCGGCGCGTCGGCACGAGCCCCGCGAGCTGTGACAACCAAGCGGGAATGGGCAGCAGACCTGAGTACCCAACGGTTGTACGCGCTGCTCAAGCTGCGCGTAGAGGTGTTCGTGGTGGAACAGGCTTATTTCTATCCCGAGCTCGATGGCGAGGATTTACGCTCGCTGACCAGGCATTTTTGGCTCGAGCGTGACGATGAAGTGCTGTGCACGTTACGACTGACCGAAGAGGGAAATGGACCCGATCGGGTGTTGCGTATAGGCCACCTGTGTACCCGACGCTCCGAACGCGGGAAAGGTCACACTACCCGTCTACTCCAAGCCGCCTTGGCCGATGTCGGCTCGGCCAGATGCCGAATCGACTCGCCGAGCTACCTCGTGGACATTTATACCGGGCATGGATTCGTGCCATGCGGAGACGAGGTCCTCGACAACGGAGTCCCTGTCATCCCCTTGGTGCGAGAATCCAAGTGA
- a CDS encoding PRC-barrel domain-containing protein produces MIEQLMRSSEIAKRPVVTFTGEDISQIKDIIYAPDGGAVAGFTLAGRGLFSGPRKEVLPWRSVAALGPDAVMILREDMLSPAGEMFTAPDAGDDTPQPSHERRGDILGSTVLTDSGIELGAVVDVIIEVSGRYGGKCEVVGYEIKSSEAMKNKGTTVLIPLPDTLAASGEHLMVPASATDFVRDDLAGFGAAVDAFRAQLGGKN; encoded by the coding sequence ATGATCGAACAGTTGATGCGGTCCAGTGAGATCGCCAAGCGTCCGGTCGTGACTTTCACCGGTGAAGATATCTCGCAGATCAAGGACATCATCTACGCGCCCGACGGCGGAGCAGTCGCCGGTTTCACTCTCGCCGGTCGTGGACTGTTCTCCGGTCCGCGGAAAGAGGTGCTTCCGTGGCGGTCCGTCGCGGCGCTGGGGCCCGATGCCGTGATGATTCTCCGCGAGGACATGCTCTCCCCGGCAGGTGAGATGTTCACCGCTCCAGACGCCGGCGACGACACTCCACAACCGTCGCATGAGCGGCGTGGCGACATCCTCGGCTCCACCGTTCTCACCGACTCTGGTATTGAATTGGGCGCCGTTGTCGATGTCATCATCGAGGTAAGCGGCCGCTACGGCGGAAAGTGCGAAGTAGTGGGCTACGAGATCAAGTCCTCGGAGGCGATGAAGAACAAGGGCACTACGGTGCTCATCCCGCTGCCCGACACACTCGCCGCATCCGGGGAGCATCTGATGGTGCCCGCCAGCGCCACCGACTTCGTGCGTGATGATCTCGCCGGGTTCGGTGCCGCCGTCGACGCATTCCGCGCGCAATTGGGGGGTAAAAACTGA
- a CDS encoding PRC-barrel domain-containing protein gives MLFSESTGRKVVSTSTADTVGTIAGFFIDPHNRTVAGVHIKKAKSGNALAWSGISAFGIDAVTVGSSDAIVDADDEASLSALEGKTHNVVGKRVLSTGGVELGKVDDVDFDPETGAITSLIVGAQQIEGRALIGVGSYAVIIDHQDQ, from the coding sequence ATGTTGTTCTCCGAGTCCACCGGCCGCAAGGTGGTCAGCACGAGCACCGCCGACACCGTAGGAACCATTGCCGGGTTCTTCATCGATCCCCACAACCGCACCGTCGCCGGGGTTCATATCAAGAAGGCCAAGTCCGGGAATGCGCTCGCGTGGTCGGGAATTTCCGCATTCGGAATCGATGCCGTCACCGTCGGATCCTCGGATGCGATCGTCGATGCCGACGACGAGGCCTCACTCTCGGCGCTGGAAGGAAAGACGCACAACGTCGTCGGAAAGCGCGTACTCAGCACCGGTGGTGTCGAGCTCGGAAAAGTCGACGACGTCGATTTCGATCCTGAGACGGGAGCGATCACCTCGCTCATCGTCGGCGCCCAGCAGATCGAAGGACGCGCCCTCATCGGGGTCGGGTCGTACGCGGTAATTATCGATCATCAGGATCAGTGA
- a CDS encoding mechanosensitive ion channel domain-containing protein, with protein sequence MNVVFSAGSVEVFGVTLVGISTTTGVKLLVTAVFVVAVLALRGLALAVTRRTLGGEVGDSRRFWARQGVHVGVAGVLVLGLVSIWVTPSTDITTGVGLISAGLAFALQQVITSFAAYFVILRGDTFGIGDRITLGGVRGDVVRLGFLKTTIMEMGQPPSVSDSDPAIWVNSRQYTGRLVTVTNGVIFTDPVYNYTREFPYLWEEMMLPITYTDDRARVEQILLDAACAHAVVDNREAENAFASMRARYALSETSLAPAVYWRITDNWVELSLRFLVPHRGVRAIKDRMSRDILTGLDAAGIGIASATYDIVGIPTITITDPDDR encoded by the coding sequence ATGAATGTCGTCTTCTCAGCGGGGTCCGTGGAGGTCTTCGGCGTCACTCTCGTCGGCATCAGTACCACCACCGGTGTCAAACTGCTCGTCACTGCCGTATTCGTAGTGGCAGTGCTGGCGCTACGAGGGCTCGCGCTGGCGGTGACGCGTCGAACACTCGGTGGTGAAGTGGGAGATTCTCGCCGATTCTGGGCACGTCAAGGGGTGCACGTGGGCGTCGCGGGTGTCCTTGTGCTGGGGTTGGTGTCGATCTGGGTGACGCCGAGTACCGATATCACCACCGGTGTCGGATTGATCAGTGCTGGACTGGCATTTGCTCTGCAGCAGGTCATCACCTCCTTCGCCGCGTACTTCGTGATTTTGCGTGGTGACACATTCGGGATCGGCGATCGGATCACTCTCGGGGGCGTCCGCGGTGATGTGGTGCGGCTCGGTTTCCTCAAGACGACCATCATGGAGATGGGCCAGCCACCTTCGGTGTCGGACTCCGATCCAGCTATCTGGGTTAATTCACGCCAGTACACCGGACGCTTGGTCACGGTCACCAACGGTGTCATCTTCACCGATCCGGTGTACAACTACACTCGCGAGTTTCCGTACCTGTGGGAGGAAATGATGCTTCCTATCACCTACACAGACGACCGCGCCCGTGTGGAACAGATACTTCTCGATGCCGCTTGTGCTCACGCCGTCGTCGACAACCGGGAGGCCGAAAATGCGTTCGCGTCCATGCGTGCGCGATACGCACTGTCGGAGACATCTCTTGCCCCTGCCGTCTACTGGCGAATCACCGACAACTGGGTCGAACTGTCTCTACGGTTCCTGGTGCCGCATCGCGGCGTACGAGCGATCAAGGACCGAATGAGTCGAGATATCTTGACCGGCCTCGACGCCGCGGGTATTGGTATCGCCTCGGCTACCTATGACATCGTCGGGATTCCCACGATCACCATCACTGATCCTGATGATCGATAA
- the glgX gene encoding glycogen debranching protein GlgX, with the protein MNDASPTTISRPYPLGASLLSTGGADVAVYSETADSIAVVVVDENGTEISSTTLGIRTGHVFHGIVEDLTAGSRYGLRVEGPWDPESGLRHNSHKLLLDPYASAIAGGVEWNESVFGHHHDEPETRNDDNSAASMPLSVVTASEFDWGSDTAPRIPLDRTVVYEVHVKGFTANHPGVEESIRGTYAGLAHPAAIAELVELGVTTVELLPVHQFVQDSHLLESGRRNYWGYNSIGFFAPHNEYSSAGDTGGQVDEFKAMVKALHNAGIEVILDVVYNHTAEGNHLGPTLSLKGIDNRSYYRLVEDDRASYFDTTGTGNSLNVGHPAALALIMDSLRYWVTEMHVDGFRFDLASTLTRQDSDLDKHSAFLDLVHQDPTLAPVKLIAEPWDTHGYQVGGFPARWSEWNGQFRDDVRDFWRGEPGSLGAFAQRITGSPDVYEASRRPTLASINFITAHDGFTLADLNSYDDKHNDANGENNEDGESDNRSWGCGVEGPTEDEGILALRARQQRNQLATLLLSAGVPMILGGDEIGRSQQGNNNAYCQDNELSWFDWANADLDLRNFTRELLRMRREHPALRPKWFRHDSDSDAENSVDFYRADGAKLGAEDWEDGTALSMLVRMTAPEDDTTFAWIVNSSSGPVDFSLPEGRWAQSLSSDPDQAYESEGPTILIREHSFTLLAAED; encoded by the coding sequence ATGAACGACGCCAGCCCCACGACCATCAGCAGGCCGTACCCACTCGGTGCATCCCTACTCTCCACGGGCGGGGCCGATGTGGCCGTGTACTCCGAAACCGCCGACTCGATCGCCGTCGTTGTGGTGGACGAGAACGGCACCGAAATTTCCTCGACCACGCTCGGAATCCGAACCGGCCATGTATTCCACGGGATCGTCGAAGATCTGACAGCAGGTTCACGGTACGGACTGCGGGTAGAAGGACCGTGGGATCCCGAGTCCGGTCTACGCCACAATTCACACAAGCTCCTTCTCGACCCCTACGCGAGTGCGATCGCCGGTGGAGTCGAGTGGAACGAGTCGGTATTCGGCCACCACCACGACGAACCCGAAACTCGCAACGACGACAATTCCGCGGCGTCGATGCCGCTGTCGGTGGTCACGGCGTCCGAATTCGACTGGGGCAGCGATACCGCACCTCGAATTCCGTTGGACCGCACAGTCGTCTACGAAGTCCACGTCAAAGGGTTCACCGCAAACCATCCCGGTGTGGAGGAGTCCATCCGTGGAACATATGCAGGGTTGGCCCATCCCGCAGCGATCGCCGAGCTTGTCGAATTGGGCGTGACTACCGTCGAACTGCTCCCCGTTCATCAATTCGTCCAGGACTCCCATCTCCTGGAGTCGGGACGTCGAAACTATTGGGGATACAACTCGATCGGCTTCTTCGCCCCGCACAACGAGTACAGCAGTGCCGGAGACACCGGCGGCCAGGTCGATGAATTCAAGGCCATGGTCAAAGCTCTCCACAACGCCGGAATCGAAGTGATCCTCGATGTGGTGTACAACCACACGGCCGAGGGAAACCACCTGGGACCGACGTTGTCGCTCAAGGGAATAGACAACAGATCGTACTACCGGTTGGTCGAGGACGACCGAGCGTCCTACTTCGATACCACTGGAACGGGCAACAGCCTCAACGTCGGCCACCCAGCCGCGCTGGCTCTCATCATGGACTCCTTGCGTTATTGGGTTACCGAGATGCACGTCGACGGGTTTCGATTCGATCTTGCGAGCACCCTGACCCGGCAGGATTCCGATCTGGACAAGCACAGCGCGTTCCTCGATCTGGTTCACCAGGATCCGACGCTGGCGCCGGTCAAGCTCATCGCTGAGCCTTGGGACACCCATGGTTATCAGGTGGGCGGATTTCCCGCTCGCTGGTCCGAATGGAATGGCCAGTTCCGCGACGACGTTCGAGACTTCTGGCGCGGTGAGCCCGGATCGTTGGGTGCCTTCGCGCAGCGCATCACCGGTAGCCCCGACGTCTACGAGGCCAGCCGTCGGCCGACATTGGCGAGTATCAACTTCATCACGGCGCACGACGGCTTCACCCTCGCCGACCTGAACAGCTACGACGACAAGCACAACGACGCCAACGGCGAAAACAACGAGGATGGCGAGTCCGACAATCGGTCGTGGGGTTGCGGAGTGGAAGGCCCGACCGAGGACGAGGGCATCCTCGCCCTACGCGCGCGGCAACAACGAAATCAACTAGCGACGTTGTTGCTGTCTGCCGGCGTGCCGATGATCCTCGGTGGCGACGAAATCGGCAGGTCGCAGCAGGGCAACAACAACGCCTATTGCCAGGACAACGAGCTGTCGTGGTTCGACTGGGCGAACGCCGATCTCGATCTTCGCAACTTCACCCGCGAACTCCTACGCATGCGTCGGGAGCATCCGGCACTGCGTCCGAAGTGGTTTCGGCACGACAGTGACAGCGATGCCGAAAACTCGGTGGACTTCTACCGAGCGGATGGCGCCAAGCTCGGCGCGGAGGATTGGGAGGACGGCACCGCACTGTCCATGCTCGTGCGCATGACGGCGCCCGAGGACGACACCACCTTCGCCTGGATCGTCAACTCTTCCTCCGGCCCAGTGGACTTCTCACTGCCGGAGGGAAGGTGGGCGCAGAGTCTATCGAGCGACCCCGACCAGGCCTACGAAAGCGAAGGCCCGACAATCTTGATTCGTGAGCATTCGTTCACCCTCCTGGCAGCAGAAGACTAG
- a CDS encoding acyl-CoA dehydrogenase — protein MTDVLSRRDLDFLLYEWLDVVSLTDRTRFAEHSKETFDAVLDLCADIAHKHFEPHNKKSDANEPTMRPDGSVDMIDEVKAALDVYSSAGLIASQFDESVGGMQLPTTVARASMAYFQAANASTASYPFLTVANANLISTYGTAEQIDEYVRPMLEGKYFGTMCLSEPQAGSSLADITTRAEKQDDGSYRITGTKMWISAGDHELTENIIHLVLAKIPGGGAGVKGISLFIVPKLLPNAERNEVTLVGLNHKMGNRGTTNTLLAFDGSVGYLVGEEHRGLSYMFHMMNEARIGVGFLAIALGYVGYLKSLEYAKVRTQGRPLGSKDPSSPAVPLVEHADVRRMLLAQKSYVEGALALGLYCSRLVDEQDSTTDDTIKAESTLLLDVLTPIAKSWPSQWCLEANSLAIQIHGGYGYTRDYDVEQYYRDNRLNLIHEGTHGIQGLDLLGRKVTMQSGAGVAVLGSKISATVERARPLSVDTARFAGELEAAWNRTVEVTAALWSEGDPTVALANSTVYLEAVGHVVIAWMWLEQLTAVEGKTGAFYDGKRQAARYFFGYELPKTGPQFDLLASLDRTTLDMNPEWF, from the coding sequence ATGACCGACGTACTCTCTCGCCGCGATCTCGACTTTCTGCTCTACGAGTGGCTCGATGTCGTATCGCTGACGGACCGCACACGGTTCGCCGAACACTCGAAGGAGACGTTCGACGCGGTACTGGACCTATGTGCCGATATCGCGCACAAGCACTTCGAACCGCACAACAAGAAGTCCGACGCGAACGAGCCGACCATGCGTCCCGACGGCTCGGTGGACATGATCGATGAGGTCAAGGCCGCACTGGACGTCTATTCCTCTGCCGGGCTCATCGCAAGTCAGTTCGACGAGAGCGTCGGCGGGATGCAACTGCCGACGACGGTCGCTCGCGCATCGATGGCATACTTCCAGGCGGCCAATGCCTCGACGGCGTCGTACCCGTTTCTGACCGTCGCCAATGCCAATCTGATCTCGACGTACGGAACTGCCGAGCAGATCGACGAGTACGTGCGTCCGATGTTGGAGGGTAAGTACTTCGGCACGATGTGCCTCTCCGAGCCGCAGGCAGGTTCCTCGCTCGCAGACATCACGACCCGGGCCGAGAAGCAGGACGACGGCAGCTACCGGATCACCGGAACCAAGATGTGGATCTCGGCAGGCGATCACGAACTCACCGAAAACATCATCCACCTCGTGCTGGCCAAAATCCCGGGTGGGGGAGCGGGAGTCAAGGGCATCTCGCTGTTCATCGTGCCCAAGCTTCTGCCGAACGCGGAGCGCAACGAGGTGACTCTCGTCGGTTTGAACCACAAGATGGGTAACCGCGGGACAACCAACACCCTTCTCGCTTTCGACGGATCGGTCGGCTACCTCGTCGGCGAGGAGCATCGCGGTCTCTCCTACATGTTCCACATGATGAACGAGGCCCGAATCGGGGTCGGGTTCCTGGCAATTGCGTTGGGCTACGTCGGATACCTGAAGTCGCTCGAGTATGCGAAGGTTCGCACTCAAGGTCGGCCGCTGGGGTCCAAGGATCCGTCATCTCCTGCGGTGCCGCTTGTCGAGCACGCCGATGTCAGGCGGATGCTGTTGGCACAGAAGTCATATGTGGAGGGAGCGCTTGCGCTCGGTCTCTATTGCTCCAGGCTCGTCGACGAGCAGGACTCGACGACCGATGACACCATCAAGGCGGAGTCGACGCTACTGCTCGATGTGTTGACGCCGATCGCGAAGAGCTGGCCGTCACAGTGGTGCCTCGAGGCCAACAGCCTGGCGATCCAGATTCACGGCGGGTACGGCTACACCCGTGACTACGACGTCGAGCAGTACTACCGGGACAATCGACTCAATTTGATTCACGAGGGGACGCACGGCATTCAGGGGCTCGATCTGCTGGGCCGAAAAGTAACCATGCAGTCGGGGGCAGGGGTGGCGGTCCTCGGTTCCAAAATTTCGGCCACCGTCGAACGGGCCCGGCCGCTGAGCGTCGACACCGCTCGGTTCGCCGGTGAACTGGAAGCGGCATGGAACCGCACGGTCGAGGTCACCGCAGCGCTGTGGTCGGAGGGTGATCCTACTGTGGCGCTGGCGAATTCGACCGTGTATCTCGAAGCGGTCGGGCATGTGGTGATTGCCTGGATGTGGCTCGAGCAGCTCACCGCCGTCGAAGGCAAGACCGGAGCCTTCTACGACGGCAAGCGTCAAGCCGCACGGTACTTCTTCGGTTACGAACTACCGAAGACAGGCCCACAATTCGACCTTTTGGCGTCCCTGGACCGTACGACCCTGGATATGAATCCCGAGTGGTTCTAG
- a CDS encoding TetR/AcrR family transcriptional regulator encodes MSDDEVSTSKAAARIRSAAIEIFAAKGYGATSTREIAASLDLSPGAMYPHYKTKESLLFDASLDGHRRALAETKQADAETDPPQARLASTVRAYVQFHARHHALARVIQYELRSLTPEHFRTIAAVRRATSKVFTDIIDAGVITGDFSIVDTDAATLAITSLGIDVSRWFPSKSFSDPDVLASRYVELALRMVGAPPT; translated from the coding sequence ATGAGTGACGACGAGGTGAGCACCTCCAAAGCCGCCGCCCGAATCAGAAGCGCCGCCATCGAGATTTTCGCTGCCAAAGGGTACGGCGCGACGTCGACGCGCGAAATCGCCGCAAGCCTCGATCTCAGTCCCGGGGCCATGTATCCGCACTACAAAACCAAAGAGTCGCTACTGTTCGACGCGAGCCTCGACGGACACCGACGTGCGCTCGCCGAAACGAAGCAAGCCGATGCCGAAACCGACCCGCCGCAGGCTCGACTCGCATCCACGGTCCGAGCGTACGTCCAGTTCCATGCCCGTCATCACGCGTTGGCCCGGGTCATCCAATACGAACTGCGGTCGCTCACGCCCGAGCACTTTCGCACGATCGCCGCTGTTCGACGGGCGACCTCCAAGGTGTTCACCGACATCATCGACGCGGGCGTGATCACCGGAGATTTTTCGATCGTCGACACCGACGCTGCCACTTTGGCGATCACCTCGCTCGGAATCGACGTCAGCCGGTGGTTTCCGAGTAAGTCGTTTTCGGACCCGGACGTCCTGGCCTCGCGCTATGTGGAACTGGCGCTTCGGATGGTCGGCGCACCACCGACATAA
- the idi gene encoding isopentenyl-diphosphate Delta-isomerase — protein sequence MLTEEVVLVDDAGRKLGTQAKSTVHTTTTPLHLAFSCYVFNSRDEVLVTERAHHKSTWPGVTTNSCCGHPGPGENLGDAVLRRLSQELGIEAGGVRLLLPDFRYRAVMANGIVENELCPVFGVVYDGPAPKPNPEEVSRADWVPWRQFSKFVAEGGAVSPWCREQMERLHELGGSPARWPAGDPDSLPIVVRDPHQWQPTLPSE from the coding sequence ATGCTGACCGAGGAGGTCGTACTCGTAGACGACGCCGGTCGGAAATTGGGAACGCAGGCGAAGTCGACGGTGCATACGACGACGACTCCGCTGCACCTGGCGTTCTCGTGCTACGTATTCAACAGCAGGGACGAGGTACTGGTTACCGAGCGCGCCCACCACAAGTCGACCTGGCCGGGGGTGACCACCAACAGTTGCTGCGGGCATCCGGGCCCGGGGGAGAATTTGGGCGATGCGGTCCTGCGCAGGTTGAGTCAGGAGTTGGGAATCGAGGCAGGAGGCGTGCGGCTGCTGCTGCCCGATTTCCGGTATCGAGCCGTCATGGCAAACGGAATCGTCGAAAACGAACTGTGTCCGGTGTTCGGTGTCGTCTACGACGGGCCCGCTCCGAAACCGAATCCCGAAGAGGTGTCACGCGCAGATTGGGTTCCCTGGCGACAGTTTTCGAAGTTCGTTGCCGAGGGTGGTGCGGTATCACCGTGGTGCCGTGAGCAAATGGAACGCTTGCACGAGCTCGGTGGATCTCCAGCACGGTGGCCCGCAGGTGACCCGGACTCACTACCGATCGTCGTGCGGGACCCACACCAATGGCAACCTACGCTGCCATCGGAGTGA
- a CDS encoding aminotransferase class V-fold PLP-dependent enzyme — protein MTSRPDKEDPSTLAFPTQAVHAGNRTDGGSGAIRQPIVMANSYALPEDPSSLSWSATDVPLYTRNSGANQIALQEKLAALDNGEDAVVLASGVAALHAVFFTFLSSGDHVVVGDVTYEATFRLFSELLPQKYGIEATFVDSSNVAAVAAAVRENTVLVHVEAIANPTTKVTDIAAIARVAHEAGVLLSVDSTFTPPPMYRPLADGADLVVHSLTKYINGHGDAMGGAVIGSSALIGRIKNDAMVDVGGVISPFNAWLISRGSITLPLRLNQQTSSAATIAKFLDNDPRVAFVAYPGLQSHPQHEVAARQFDGRFGAMMAFAIDADSGTHNAFVANLRVITSAVSLGHDESLIVHVGTEGARVARYPDSFRTLGHLRFSVGLEDPADLIADLSAALDLTFPSSSRATKARSVSGSKNDREAVCSTCPGAPAR, from the coding sequence ATGACATCGCGTCCCGACAAAGAAGACCCATCGACATTGGCGTTCCCCACACAAGCGGTACATGCAGGCAATCGAACAGACGGTGGTTCGGGAGCGATCAGGCAACCCATCGTCATGGCCAACTCTTATGCACTACCCGAGGATCCGTCGTCGTTGAGTTGGTCGGCCACCGACGTGCCGCTCTACACGCGCAATTCCGGTGCGAATCAGATTGCTTTGCAGGAGAAGTTGGCAGCACTCGACAACGGCGAGGACGCCGTCGTTCTTGCATCCGGAGTGGCCGCGCTGCATGCGGTGTTCTTCACGTTTCTCTCGTCCGGTGACCACGTGGTCGTCGGCGATGTCACGTACGAAGCGACCTTTCGATTGTTCTCGGAACTACTGCCGCAGAAGTATGGAATCGAAGCAACGTTCGTCGACAGCTCGAACGTCGCCGCGGTCGCGGCTGCTGTGCGAGAGAACACCGTTCTGGTGCATGTCGAGGCGATCGCGAATCCGACGACCAAGGTCACGGACATCGCGGCAATCGCGCGGGTAGCACACGAGGCAGGTGTCCTGTTGTCGGTGGACTCGACGTTCACCCCGCCTCCGATGTACCGCCCGCTCGCCGATGGGGCAGATCTGGTCGTGCACTCGCTGACCAAGTACATCAACGGGCACGGTGACGCAATGGGTGGTGCGGTCATCGGATCGAGCGCGCTCATCGGTCGGATCAAGAACGACGCAATGGTCGATGTCGGCGGTGTCATCTCGCCGTTCAACGCCTGGCTGATCAGTCGCGGCTCGATCACGCTGCCGCTTCGGCTCAACCAGCAGACGAGCTCTGCCGCGACCATCGCCAAGTTTCTCGACAATGATCCGAGGGTGGCGTTCGTTGCCTATCCGGGATTGCAATCGCATCCTCAGCACGAGGTCGCTGCCCGCCAGTTCGACGGTCGGTTCGGCGCGATGATGGCTTTTGCGATCGACGCCGACTCCGGTACCCACAACGCGTTCGTCGCGAATCTTCGAGTGATCACCTCGGCGGTATCACTCGGTCACGACGAGTCGTTGATCGTGCACGTAGGAACCGAGGGTGCGCGGGTCGCCCGATATCCGGATTCCTTCCGGACCCTCGGCCATTTGCGATTCTCCGTCGGGTTGGAGGATCCGGCCGATCTGATCGCCGATCTCTCGGCGGCTCTGGATCTCACATTTCCGTCGAGTTCTCGAGCGACCAAGGCTCGATCGGTGTCCGGGAGTAAGAACGACCGGGAGGCTGTGTGCTCAACCTGCCCGGGCGCTCCGGCGAGGTGA
- a CDS encoding nitroreductase family deazaflavin-dependent oxidoreductase → MKYGAKAQVWLYRRTGGRIGGKWRIGSGFRKPVPVLLLGHRGRKSATEYTTPLIYLLDGDNVIVVASQGGMPKNPQWYSNLMASPDTWLQIGSERRDVRACTVDSAERARLWPLLVKRYADFANYQAWTEREIPVVVLSRR, encoded by the coding sequence ATGAAATACGGCGCCAAGGCGCAGGTCTGGTTGTACCGACGCACCGGCGGCCGGATCGGTGGGAAATGGCGTATCGGCAGCGGATTCCGCAAGCCGGTGCCAGTGCTCCTGCTAGGGCATCGAGGCCGAAAGTCGGCCACCGAGTACACGACTCCGCTCATTTACCTGCTCGACGGCGACAACGTGATCGTGGTGGCCTCGCAGGGCGGAATGCCGAAAAACCCGCAGTGGTATTCGAATCTGATGGCGAGCCCCGATACCTGGCTACAAATCGGCTCCGAGCGACGTGACGTGCGTGCATGCACAGTCGACTCCGCCGAGCGCGCACGGTTGTGGCCGTTGCTGGTGAAGAGATACGCAGATTTCGCGAACTACCAGGCGTGGACCGAGCGCGAGATTCCGGTGGTCGTTCTCTCCCGCCGCTAG